From the Pungitius pungitius chromosome 6, fPunPun2.1, whole genome shotgun sequence genome, one window contains:
- the plekhg7 gene encoding pleckstrin homology domain-containing family G member 7, whose amino-acid sequence MSSLQRVILQEKDQDAEKNLDWSYIEWAENEAAPTGVADAETQTDRGPFQHKQCQTSSPVIMHIDLTRTHSKLRHLSLGDTDGLVAPLVQFDRQAPARISTSPTLRRMRSTRRPVMDSRDPVMMGVTPEEPSCGGAASPVRPLSPAHRVKSPLAASPLSYGELCPDHQPTSWSGRQRTPWQRSKTFTNGTAGAECRSARPALTEDFTFPDCGGQDNELCLNRLQERRRSSVVVSLPGLDVSPGDLFVFNGAADRLNGSNFSDIKKSKWPFSRRSTTKGKSLTGTASDIEKHLSSSQIQDWRNPDLQRYKDLSLAEFLRDQSSQVGPASDPQGFKRQEAIWELFTSECVYFLDQLMVLKEVFSATLTNLQARHCLADVDSWRLFANLNELCLVSFGFLNNLLRAIRDALQVTRGGGPTLLELLSKAFQESLCHCLQKYCLNYSTALLYLDSLKPREDFGSYVKWCERNEQCRRLQLRDLLVAPLQRLTRYPLLLRNIAKRCPTEDEAGGLQVITEQVDTSICDLEGKVKWLDNYQKVKQLRDALVWLPVWERDKRAFVPENLKHLLKAVTLENLISHRSLLHEGKVMLTENTKLIDVYLFLFDEFLLITKIKRNKKRSIGPEQNPLRMPQNLELDQLLKDGCTFVVLDQPVSLDRLQLKNIDQLNASASGLPHSFIIMHQNRYQQCIGAFILQAASEAAKRVWMTTIEGAITALLASPQPRVKSSSLWLESSQI is encoded by the exons ATGTCTTCACTGCAGCGCGTCATTCTACAGGAAAAGGACCAGGACGCTGAGAAGAACTTGGACTGGAGCTACATCGAGTGGGCCGAAAACGAAGCCGCCCCCACCGGTGTGGCGGACGCAGAGACGCAAACGGACCGGGGCCCGTTTCAGCACAAGCAGTGTCAGACCAGCAGCCCGGTCATAATGCACATAGATCTCACGCGGACACACTCCAAGCTGAGACATTTGTCCCTGGGGGACACCGACGGACTGGTGGCCCCTTTGGTCCAGTTTGACCGGCAGGCCCCGGCCCGCATCTCCACGTCCCCCACCTTGAGGAGAATGAGGAGCACCAGGCGTCCCGTGATGGACAGCCGGGACCCTGTCATGATGGGGGTCACCCCGGAGGAGCCCTCCTGCGGGGGCGCCGCGTCCCCCGTGAGGCCGCTGTCCCCGGCACACCGGGTCAAGTCTCCCCTCGCAGCCAGCCCCCTCTCCTACGGAGAGCTCTGTCCCGATCATCAGCCCACCTCCTGGTCCGGCCGACAGAGAACCCCGTGGCAGAGATCAAAGACTTTCACCAACGGTACCGCGGGGGCAGAATGTCGCAGCGCCCGCCCCGCCCTCACCGAGGATTTCACCTTTCCTGACTGCGGGGGTCAG GACAACGAGCTTTGTCTTAATAG GCTTCAGGAAAGGAGGCGGAGCTCCGTGGTGGTCAGCTTGCCCGGATTGGATGTTTCACCCGGAGACCTTTTTGTATTCAATGGAGCAGCTGACAGATTAAACGGTTCAAACTTCTCTG ATATAAAGAAGTCAAAGTGGCCCTTCTCAAGGCGCAGTACG ACTAAAGGGAAGTCCCTCACAGGCACAGCGTCAGATATTGAAAAACATCTCTCCTCGTCACAGATTCAGGACTGGAGAAACCCAGATCTTCAGAGGTACAAG GACCTCTCTCTGGCGGAGTTCCTGCGGGACCAGTCCTCCCAGGTCGGCCCTGCCTCTGACCCTCAGGGCTTCAAGAGACAAGAGGCCATCTGGGAACTCTTCACCAGCGAGTGTGTCTACTTCCTGGATCAGCTCATGGTTCTCAAAGAG GTGTTTTCGGCTACACTCACAAACCTGCAGGCGAGGCACTGCCTGGCTGATGTCGACTCCTGGAGGCTGTTTGCAAACCTCAACGAGCTTTGCCTG GTGAGCTTCGGTTTCCTGAACAACCTCCTCCGCGCCATCAGGGACGCGCTGCAGGTGACGCGCGGCGGCGGGCCGacgctgctggagctgctgagcaAA GCTTTCCAGGAGAGTTTATGTCACTGCCTGCAGAAGTACTGCCTCAACTACTCCACAGCGCTGCTTTATCTGGACAGCCTGAAGCCCAGAGAGGACTTTGGATCCTACGTGAAG TGGTGTGAGAGGAACGAGCAGTGCCGGAGGCTGCAGCTGCGCGACCTGTTGGTGGCGCCGTTGCAGAGGCTCACCCGATACCCTCTGCTGTTGCGTAACATTGCGAAGAGATGCCCGACGGAGGACGAGGCCGGAGGCCTGCAGGTCATAACGGAGCAGGTGGACACGTCGATAT GTGATTTGGAGGGAAAGGTGAAATGGCTGGACAACTACCAGAAGGTGAAACAGCTGAGAGATGCCTTGGTGTGGCTGCCTGTGTGGGAGAGGGACAAGCGGGCCTTCGTCCCCGAG AATCTGAAACATTTGTTAAAAGCTGTCACTCTGGAGAATCTCATTTCTCACAGAAGTCTGCTCCACGAAGGGAAAGTGATGCTCACAG AAAACACAAAGCTGATCGACGTTTATTTGTTCCTGTTTGACGAATTCCTGCTGATCACAAAGATAAAGAGAAACAAGAAG CGCTCCATCGGTCCAGAGCAGAACCCTCTCAGGATGCCACAGAACCTGGAGCTGGATCAGCTCCTGAAAGACGGATGCACCTTTGTGGTGCTGGACCAGCCCGTCTCTCTGGACCGACTCCAGCTCAAGAACATCGACCAGCTCAACGCTTCGG CGTCGGGGCTGCCTCATTCTTTCATAATCATGCACCAGAACCGCTACCAGCAGTGCATCGGCGCATTCATCCTGCAGGCTGCATCAGAGGCTGCCAAg CGAGTGTGGATGACCACGATAGAGGGCGCCATCACGGCGCTGCTGGCTTCTCCGCAGCCTCGAGTGAAGAGCTCCTCCCTGTGGCTGGAGTCCTCCCAGATATGA